The Deinococcus koreensis genome window below encodes:
- a CDS encoding DMT family transporter: MPRLKPALLTAAPLLFVLLWSTGFIATKGAAHNADPFAYLSVRFALAAGLMLALSAAFRAPWPTRAQAGHAAVTGLLLHAGYLGGVTTAIWLGLPAGVTAVLVGIQPLLTGLLSWPVLGERVTARQWAGLGLGFAGVLLVVGGRQAGGGAYSPGALLAALVALLCTTAGTLYQRRTGAEMPLLGGTAAQYVASAGALGLVTLARGGGEIRWTPEFLFSLTWLVLVLSVGAILLLMVLIRDLPAARVGSLFYLVPPLAVLESFLLYGERLSPLSLAGLGVCVAGVALAASAVTSGRRAA, from the coding sequence GTGCCCCGCCTGAAGCCCGCCCTGCTCACGGCCGCCCCGCTGCTGTTTGTCCTGCTGTGGAGCACGGGTTTTATCGCCACCAAGGGCGCGGCCCACAACGCCGACCCCTTCGCGTACCTGAGCGTGCGCTTCGCGTTGGCGGCCGGACTGATGCTGGCCCTGAGCGCCGCGTTCCGCGCCCCCTGGCCCACGCGCGCCCAGGCGGGCCACGCCGCCGTGACGGGCCTGCTGCTGCACGCGGGCTACCTGGGCGGCGTGACCACCGCCATCTGGCTGGGGCTGCCGGCCGGGGTGACCGCCGTGCTGGTCGGTATCCAGCCGCTGCTCACCGGGCTGCTGTCGTGGCCGGTGCTGGGCGAACGGGTCACGGCGCGGCAGTGGGCCGGCCTGGGGCTGGGTTTTGCCGGCGTGCTGCTGGTCGTGGGCGGGCGCCAGGCGGGCGGGGGCGCGTACAGCCCAGGTGCGCTGCTGGCCGCCCTGGTGGCCCTGCTGTGCACCACGGCCGGCACCCTGTATCAGCGCCGCACGGGGGCCGAGATGCCGCTGCTGGGCGGCACGGCGGCGCAGTACGTGGCGAGCGCCGGAGCGCTGGGGCTCGTGACCCTGGCGCGTGGCGGGGGCGAGATCCGCTGGACGCCTGAATTCCTGTTCTCGCTGACCTGGCTGGTGCTCGTGCTCTCGGTCGGCGCCATCCTGCTGCTGATGGTGCTGATCCGCGACCTGCCGGCGGCGCGGGTGGGCAGCCTCTTCTATCTGGTGCCGCCGCTGGCCGTGCTGGAGTCCTTCCTGCTCTACGGCGAGCGCCTGAGCCCGCTGTCGCTGGCCGGGCTGGGGGTCTGCGTGGCGGGTGTGGCGCTGGCGGCATCTGCGGTCACCTCTGGCCGGCGGGCCGCGTAG
- a CDS encoding 3'-5' exonuclease: MNVVVFDLETTGLSPERDGIVEIGAVRVVDGRVEEDLRYETLVRPTNAAGEPMIIPWHAERVHGISNEMVRRAPTIEQVLPEFLDFVAGSPVVAHNIGFDGGFMRENARRLGLEWKPAAELCTVQLSRRAFPKERAHNLTVLADRLGLNFAPGGRHRSFGDVQVTAQAYLRLLEMLQVRA; encoded by the coding sequence GTGAATGTGGTGGTGTTCGACCTGGAAACCACGGGCCTCTCGCCCGAGCGCGACGGCATCGTCGAGATCGGCGCCGTGCGGGTGGTGGACGGCCGGGTCGAGGAAGACCTGAGATACGAGACCCTGGTGCGCCCGACCAACGCGGCCGGCGAGCCCATGATCATCCCCTGGCACGCCGAGCGCGTCCACGGCATCAGCAACGAGATGGTGCGCCGCGCGCCGACCATCGAGCAGGTGCTGCCGGAATTCCTCGACTTCGTGGCCGGCTCGCCGGTCGTGGCCCACAACATCGGCTTCGACGGCGGCTTCATGCGCGAGAACGCCCGCCGCCTGGGTCTGGAATGGAAACCGGCGGCGGAACTCTGCACCGTGCAGCTCTCGCGCCGCGCCTTCCCTAAGGAGCGCGCCCACAACCTGACCGTGCTGGCCGACCGGCTGGGCCTGAATTTCGCGCCCGGCGGCCGTCACCGCTCGTTCGGCGACGTGCAGGTGACGGCCCAGGCCTACCTGAGACTGCTGGAGATGCTGCAGGTGCGGGCCTAG
- a CDS encoding ATP-binding protein yields MTATATQTRARTLAELLQTPEYAGRTPFDGHIRLVQDEVRENLTRKLRAGEELFPGVVGYDDTVIPQLVNALLARQNFILLGLRGQAKSRILRAITGLLDDVVPVIDGVDMPDDVLNPIGAEGRHLLEAHGLELPIRWLPRADRYVEKLATPDVTVADLIGDVDPIKAARLGTSLGDTRSMHFGLLPRANRGIFAVNELADLAPKVQVALFNILQEGDVQIKGYPIRLELDVMLVFSANPEDYTARGKIVTPLKDRIGSEIRTHYPTDVRLGMDITAQESVRAEHIVVPPFISELIEEIAFQAREDGRVDKQSGVSQRLPISLLEVAAANAERRSLVGEGGAVVRVSDVYAGLPAITGKMELEYEGELKGADSVAKDVIRKAAGAVYGRLLGSADTKELEKWFESGNVFRFPQGGDAGAAMKATKEVPGLTELAAEVAASPDDAVRVSAAEFILEGLYGRKKLSRAEELYAAPEPETRQQRGGRWN; encoded by the coding sequence ATGACTGCGACTGCAACACAGACCAGGGCCCGGACACTCGCTGAACTGCTTCAGACGCCCGAGTACGCTGGGCGCACGCCCTTCGACGGCCACATCCGTCTGGTGCAGGACGAGGTGCGCGAGAACCTGACCCGTAAACTCCGGGCCGGCGAGGAACTCTTCCCCGGCGTGGTCGGTTACGACGACACCGTGATCCCGCAGCTGGTCAACGCGCTGCTGGCGCGGCAGAACTTCATCCTGCTGGGCCTGCGCGGCCAGGCCAAGAGCCGCATCCTGCGCGCCATCACCGGGCTGCTGGACGACGTGGTGCCCGTCATCGACGGCGTGGACATGCCCGACGACGTGCTGAATCCCATCGGCGCCGAGGGCCGCCACCTGCTCGAGGCGCACGGCCTGGAACTGCCGATCCGCTGGCTGCCGCGTGCCGACCGCTATGTGGAGAAGCTCGCCACGCCCGACGTGACCGTGGCCGACCTGATCGGCGACGTCGATCCCATCAAGGCCGCGCGCCTCGGCACCAGCCTGGGTGACACCAGAAGCATGCACTTCGGACTGCTGCCGCGCGCCAACCGGGGCATCTTCGCCGTGAACGAGCTGGCCGACCTGGCGCCCAAGGTGCAGGTCGCGCTGTTCAACATCCTTCAGGAAGGCGATGTGCAGATCAAGGGCTACCCGATCCGCCTGGAGCTGGACGTCATGCTGGTCTTCTCGGCCAACCCCGAGGACTACACGGCGCGCGGCAAGATCGTCACGCCGCTCAAGGATCGCATCGGCAGCGAGATCCGCACGCACTACCCCACCGACGTGCGGCTGGGCATGGACATCACCGCGCAGGAGTCCGTGCGCGCCGAGCACATCGTGGTGCCGCCCTTCATCTCCGAGCTGATCGAGGAAATCGCCTTCCAGGCCCGCGAGGATGGCCGCGTGGACAAGCAGAGCGGCGTCTCGCAGAGGTTGCCGATCTCGCTGCTGGAGGTGGCCGCCGCCAACGCCGAGCGCCGCTCGCTGGTGGGCGAGGGCGGCGCCGTGGTGCGCGTGAGCGACGTGTACGCCGGCCTGCCCGCGATCACCGGCAAGATGGAGCTGGAATACGAGGGCGAACTGAAGGGTGCCGACTCCGTCGCCAAGGACGTGATCCGCAAGGCCGCCGGTGCCGTGTACGGCCGCCTGCTGGGCAGCGCCGACACCAAGGAACTGGAGAAGTGGTTCGAGTCCGGCAACGTCTTCCGCTTCCCGCAGGGCGGGGATGCGGGCGCCGCGATGAAGGCCACGAAGGAGGTGCCGGGGCTGACCGAACTGGCCGCCGAGGTCGCCGCCAGCCCCGACGACGCCGTGCGCGTGTCGGCCGCCGAGTTCATTCTGGAAGGCCTGTACGGGCGCAAAAAGCTCTCGCGCGCCGAGGAACTGTACGCCGCGCCGGAGCCCGAAACCCGTCAGCAGCGCGGCGGCCGCTGGAACTGA
- a CDS encoding DUF2256 domain-containing protein codes for MAGTRKERNFGGGRRPSERPSKVCPVCGLPFTWRKKWERDWDNVVYCSDRCRAAAKKGGA; via the coding sequence ATGGCGGGCACACGCAAGGAGCGCAATTTCGGGGGCGGGCGCAGGCCCAGCGAGCGGCCCAGCAAGGTCTGTCCGGTGTGCGGCCTGCCCTTCACCTGGCGCAAGAAGTGGGAGCGCGACTGGGACAACGTCGTGTACTGCTCGGATCGCTGCCGCGCCGCCGCGAAGAAGGGAGGCGCGTGA
- the uvsE gene encoding UV DNA damage repair endonuclease UvsE — protein sequence MTLVTPAYGLVCMTVGPELRFRTVTLTNYRKLAPEERRAKLLDLYAHNIARTHAAAAYCAARGIRLYRLSSSLFPMLDLDDDPTGEEVLGELAPSLRAAGQAFQDAGIRVLMHPEQFIVLNSDRPEVRVASVRALVAHARVMDGLGLERSPWNLLLLHGGKGGRAAELAAVIPDLPDGVRLRLGLENDERAYGPADLLPVCLLTGVPMVFDAHHHVVHEALPDQEHPSVREWVLAARSTWQPPEWQIVHLSNGIDGPADRRHSHLITHLPSAYADVPWIEVEAKGKEEAIAALTGRVE from the coding sequence GTGACCCTGGTCACGCCCGCCTACGGTCTGGTGTGCATGACGGTCGGCCCGGAACTGCGCTTCCGGACGGTCACGCTGACCAACTACCGCAAACTGGCGCCTGAGGAGCGACGGGCGAAGCTGCTCGACCTCTACGCGCACAACATCGCCCGCACGCACGCGGCCGCCGCGTACTGCGCGGCGCGCGGCATCCGTCTGTACCGCCTGAGTTCCAGCCTGTTCCCCATGCTCGACCTGGATGACGACCCGACCGGCGAGGAGGTGCTCGGCGAGCTGGCCCCGTCCCTGCGGGCGGCCGGGCAGGCCTTTCAGGACGCCGGGATCCGCGTGCTGATGCACCCGGAGCAGTTCATCGTGCTGAACTCCGACCGGCCCGAGGTGCGCGTGGCGAGCGTGCGCGCCCTGGTCGCCCACGCCCGGGTCATGGACGGCCTGGGCCTGGAACGCAGCCCCTGGAACCTGCTGCTGCTGCACGGCGGCAAGGGGGGCCGCGCCGCCGAACTGGCCGCCGTAATCCCCGACCTGCCGGACGGCGTGCGGCTGCGCCTGGGCCTGGAGAACGACGAACGCGCCTATGGCCCCGCCGACCTGCTGCCGGTCTGCCTGCTGACCGGCGTGCCGATGGTCTTCGACGCCCACCACCACGTCGTCCATGAGGCCCTGCCCGACCAGGAGCATCCCAGCGTGCGCGAGTGGGTGCTGGCGGCCCGCTCCACCTGGCAGCCGCCCGAGTGGCAGATCGTGCACCTCAGCAACGGCATCGACGGCCCCGCTGATCGGCGCCACAGCCACCTGATCACGCATCTGCCCAGCGCCTACGCCGACGTGCCCTGGATCGAGGTCGAGGCCAAGGGCAAGGAGGAGGCCATCGCCGCGCTCACCGGGCGGGTGGAGTGA